In Prionailurus viverrinus isolate Anna chromosome C2, UM_Priviv_1.0, whole genome shotgun sequence, one DNA window encodes the following:
- the CCR8 gene encoding C-C chemokine receptor type 8: protein MDYTLEPNVTTVTDDYYPDISSSPCDGELIQRDNKLLLAILYCVLFVFSLLGNSLVILVLVACKRLRSITDIYLLNLALSDLLFVFSFPFQTHYQLDQWVFGTAMCKLVSGFYYIGFFSSMFFITLMSVDRYLAVVHAVYAMTVRTARMGTALSLLMWLIAIVVTSPLLGLYQVASEDGILQCYSSYGQQTLKWKIFIYFEINILGLLVPFTILIFCYVSILHQLKSCQNHNKTKAIKLVLIVVVTSLLFWVPFNVVLFLTSLFNMKILDGCVLSQRLIYATHVTETISFTHCCVNPVIYAFMGEKFKKHLSEIFQKSCGHILLYAGRRIPREGWDRSSSSCQNPLRSSTIDYIL, encoded by the coding sequence ATGGATTACACCCTGGAGCCCAACGTGACAACAGTAACTGACGACTACTATCCTGATATCTCATCGAGCCCCTGCGACGGGGAACTTATCCAAAGAGATAACAAGTTGTTACTTGCCATCCTCTACTGTGTCTTGTTTGTATTCAGTCTTCTGGGGAACAGCCTGGTCATCCTGGTCCTCGTCGCCTGCAAGAGGCTGAGGAGCATCACAGACATATACCTCTTGAACCTGGCCCTGTCGGACCTGCTTTttgtcttctccttccccttccagaCCCACTATCAGCTGGACCAGTGGGTGTTTGGGACTGCAATGTGCAAGCTGGTCTCCGGTTTTTATTACATTGGCTTCTTCAGCAGCATGTTCTTCATCACCCTCATGAGTGTGGACAGGTACCTGGCAGTTGTCCACGCTGTGTATGCCATGACGGTGAGGACGGCCAGAATGGGCACAGCCCTGAGTCTGCTCATGTGGCTGATCGCCATCGTGGTCACCAGCCCGCTACTGGGATTGTACCAAGTGGCCTCCGAAGACGGCATTCTACAGTGCTACTCGTCTTACGGTCAGCAGACTCTGAAGTGGAAGATCTTCATCTACTTTGAGATTAACATCTTAGGTCTGCTGGTCCCATTCACCATCCTTATCTTCTGCTACGTGAGCATCCTGCACCAACTGAAGAGTTGCCAAAACCACAACAAGACCAAGGCCATCAAGCTGGTGCTCATTGTCGTGGTCACTTCTTTGCTCTTCTGGGTCCCGTTCAATGTGGTCCTCTTCCTCACGTCCCTGTTCAACATGAAGATCTTGGACGGATGTGTCCTGAGCCAGCGGCTCATTTATGCCACCCATGTCACAGAAACCATCTCCTTCACTCACTGCTGCGTGAACCCTGTGATCTACGCGTTCATGGGCGAGAAGTTCAAGAAACACCTCTCAGAAATATTCCAGAAGAGCTGCGGCCACATCCTCCTCTACGCAGGAAGACGAATCCCCAGGGAGGGCTGGGACAGGTCCTCCTCCTCTTGCCAGAACCCCCTCCGATCCTCCACAATAGACTACATTTTGTGA